Part of the Halobaculum halobium genome, GCCGTAGCGTCGCGTCCGGCGGAACAGCGCGTCGGGGCCGGTGATCACCACCTCGCGGTCGGTCGGGCCGTTGTCCTCCCGAATTCGGATCTCGTACAGGAGGCCGAGGCGCTTGGCCGCCGAGACGAGCGCCTTCGGGTCGGTCGACCGGACCCGAACTTCCGTCGCGTCGAACAGCGCCGTCTGCGCCAGCGAGAGGTCGTACTGAACGAGCAGGTCGTCGGGGTCCCACCGCGGGTCGAACGCGGCGAGCACCTGATTCGCGTCGCGGTCGGCGTACAGCGACGCCTCGATCTCGTCGGGGGCGACGCCGAGGCGGTCGGCCGCGCGGTCGAGGGCCGCGGTTCGGTCATCGTCGCCGGCGACCCCGACCAACTCCGCGGCCTCGAAGGCGACCCTGCGAGCCCGGCGGGGCGGGAGCGGCGCGTGGGTCTCGAACTCGGCCGCTCGGTCGAGCAGCGCGGCGAGTCCGCGGACGAGTTTGTAGTCGTCGGCTTCGCGTTCGAGCGCCGAGAGCGCCTCGTCGAGGTCGGCCCGTCGCTCGCCCGCGTGGCCCTGGTAGACGCCGAACACGCGCGCGGCGAGCCTGCGGGCGTCCGGGTCGCCGGCGACGAACTGCGGCCGGTAGCCGCCGCGGCGGCTGACGCGCAGGAGATCCTTCGTGATCACGGGTCGTCGCCGAGTGTACCGGCGCGGGCGATAAAGCGGCGGCGGTGCGTGCCACCGGGCGGGGGTCAGGCCATCCGAACCGGCGGGAAACCGCCGCGCCGCGATGGACAAGGCTCATACGGGATCCCCGGAATCGGGGAGACGTGAACCGCAGGCGTCTGCTCGCGACGGGCGCACGCCTCGCCGCCGTCAGCGGCGTCGCCGCGCTCGCCGGCTGCACCGACGCCGCCGACCCCGCTGGGCCGATGACGCCGCCGCGCTCGCCGGAGGGGACGGGGTCCGACGACGAGGGGCTCGTCGTCACCGACTTCACCGACGTCGAGGGCGACGACGGCGCGCTGCTCGTTCGCGTCACCGTCGAGAACCGCGGCGGCGAGGAGCGCACGGGCACGGTCGTCGCGACCGTGAGCGCCACCGCAGACGACCAGGAACGCGAGGAGACCGTCTCCCAAGCGGTGACTGTCGGTCCCGGCGAAGCCACCGAGGCGACGCTCGAAACCTCGCTGTCGTTCGACTCGTTCAGTCAGAGCGGGTCGATCCGCGTCGAGATTGTCTGAGTCGACCCGAGCGGCGCGTCGTCTCCGGTGACTCCTCCGACGGCCCACCGCCCGGTTAGCGTCGCCGACGTGCGACCCGCTCCTCGGCCGTCTCGCTCGTCACGAGTTCGTACAGCGTCGCCGTCTTCGCGCCGTCGGCGCCGGGGCGGAGGATCCGACCGAGCCGCTGAGTGAACTCCCGCTCGGAGCCGCTGCCGGAGAGGATGACGCCGACGCTCGCCTCCGGCACGTCGACGCCCTCGTCGAGCACGTTCGCGGCGACGACCCGGGAGTAGGTCCCGTCGCGGAACCGAGAGAGGACCTCGCGACGCTCGTCCGTCCCGGTCTCGGCCGTGATCGCGGGGATCAGGAACCGCTCGGAGATGCGGTACACGAGCGCGGTGTGGGCGGTGAAGACGATGACGCGCTCGCCCCGGTGGCGGTCGAGGATCCGCGCCAACTGTGTCAGCTTCGCGTCCGCGTTCATCATCACCTCGCGGGCGCGCTGCTTGGCGAGCAGCGCCTCGCGCGCTCTCGGGTCCGTCCCCGACCGCTTCACCAACTCTTGGTAGTCGGAGCCCGAGCGGAACGTGATCCCCGCGTCGCGGACGTACTCGAGGAAGGTCCCCTGTGCCGCCTCGTAGCGCTCTCGCTCCTCGCTGGTCAGTTCCACCTCGATCCGGCGGACCTCGTAGTCGGCGAGGTGTTCCCCGGCGAGGTCGTCCGGATCGAGGTCGTACACGACCGGCCCGACGAGTTCGGCGACCGCCTCGTGAGCGCCGTCGGGGCGTTCGAACGTCGCGGTCAGGCCGAGCCGAGCCGGCGCGGCGAACAGCCGCGCGATGTCCCGATACCCCTCGCCGCCGAGGTGGTGGACCTCGTCGAACACGACCAGGCCGAAGCGATCGCCCAGTTCGTCGGCGCGGAGGTACGCCGAGTCGTACGTGGCGACCGTGAGCGGTTCGACGGTCTGTTCGCCGCCGCCGAGGCGTCCGACGGAGCCGTCGAACGTCGCGGAGAGTTCGCGGTGCCACTGCTCCAGCAAGTCGACGGTGGGAACGACGACGAGCGTCGGCGACTCGACCGTCGCGATCGCCGCCAGCGCAATAACGGTCTTCCCGCTCCCGGTCGGGAGTTCGAGGACGCCCCTGCGGTCGTTGCCTTCCCAGGCGTCGAGCGCCTCGCGCTGGTAGTCGCGGAGCGCGTAGTGCGACGACAGCCGCGGAACTTCCGGGAGGGCCAAGACACGGTCGGTCACGTCGTGGCCGCGTTCGCGAAGCGTCTCGCGAACCTCGCGGTAGCGGTGGGCGGGCGCGCGGCGGGTGCCCGAGCGGGCGTCGGTGGCGACGCCCGGTAGTGGCTCGTCGGCGGGCGCGCCCGCGACCG contains:
- a CDS encoding DEAD/DEAH box helicase family protein: MASVTLTYEDGTVAVAGAPADEPLPGVATDARSGTRRAPAHRYREVRETLRERGHDVTDRVLALPEVPRLSSHYALRDYQREALDAWEGNDRRGVLELPTGSGKTVIALAAIATVESPTLVVVPTVDLLEQWHRELSATFDGSVGRLGGGEQTVEPLTVATYDSAYLRADELGDRFGLVVFDEVHHLGGEGYRDIARLFAAPARLGLTATFERPDGAHEAVAELVGPVVYDLDPDDLAGEHLADYEVRRIEVELTSEERERYEAAQGTFLEYVRDAGITFRSGSDYQELVKRSGTDPRAREALLAKQRAREVMMNADAKLTQLARILDRHRGERVIVFTAHTALVYRISERFLIPAITAETGTDERREVLSRFRDGTYSRVVAANVLDEGVDVPEASVGVILSGSGSEREFTQRLGRILRPGADGAKTATLYELVTSETAEERVARRRR